One Halobacterium sp. DL1 DNA window includes the following coding sequences:
- a CDS encoding rhomboid family protein produces the protein MNVSPLVVVAGTALVALAVLAVVSRFRQFSLRSYGVPIAVLAGVVVAVATGTLNVWRGTAWVGVVVFLGSLVVVLSSGEGRAFWQRVRSRLLFGVPWGTLVVTGAIVCFYLFVQFGARGTGSPLVIPFVSWSYFYPLGVLTAPLAHASLGHVTSNLVGTLVLAPVVEYAVSHYPTERGTTSFGSWRTNPYVRAFVLFPLGVAIISLLTGLFSWGATIGFSGVVFAFAGFALVRYPLATVVAVAARDVVSLLWSVLQNPISFASVSPSFSPPWWAGISVQGHLFGFLVGAVLAAVLLSRREERPSAARVWFGSVVLATSLSLWAVWWYGQSVDYVLYRSLGVLLVVGLALTLTAAVRADETTIARDLTGRRAAVLLLLLPVVTMSMAAVPINLTTVEDSSLAGDPVEIRGYEVTYAEDVQNERVASVQLPFFAQATNVSASGVIVASDSRTIWTERVSAGELAFFGDSSVTVGGIGWEETVWAHRRGWVPRGGSPVYNVYLEPPGADWRPVFASSSSTADPVVADRQVRIDAETGRFTLEVVRNDSVLGTARIPPVNESTSAGGLTFRRQEARLLAERGNTTVTVATRETYE, from the coding sequence ATGAACGTCTCCCCGCTGGTGGTGGTCGCCGGCACGGCCCTCGTGGCCCTCGCAGTGCTGGCGGTCGTCTCCCGCTTCCGCCAGTTCTCGCTGCGCTCGTACGGCGTGCCGATTGCCGTACTGGCCGGTGTGGTCGTCGCGGTCGCCACCGGCACCCTGAACGTCTGGCGGGGGACCGCGTGGGTCGGCGTCGTCGTCTTCCTGGGTTCCCTGGTCGTGGTACTGTCGAGCGGTGAGGGCCGCGCGTTCTGGCAGCGCGTGCGCTCCCGGCTCCTCTTCGGGGTGCCGTGGGGGACGCTGGTCGTCACCGGAGCCATCGTCTGCTTCTACCTGTTCGTGCAGTTCGGCGCCCGCGGCACCGGGTCGCCGCTCGTCATCCCGTTCGTCTCCTGGTCGTACTTCTACCCGCTGGGCGTCCTGACCGCGCCGCTGGCCCACGCGAGCCTCGGTCACGTCACGAGCAACCTCGTCGGCACGCTCGTCCTCGCACCGGTCGTCGAGTACGCAGTCTCGCACTACCCCACCGAGCGGGGAACCACGTCGTTCGGGTCGTGGCGGACGAACCCGTACGTCCGCGCGTTCGTGCTCTTTCCCCTGGGTGTCGCCATCATCTCCCTGCTCACGGGCCTGTTCTCGTGGGGGGCGACGATCGGCTTCTCCGGCGTCGTCTTCGCGTTCGCCGGCTTCGCGCTCGTCCGCTACCCGCTCGCGACGGTCGTCGCCGTCGCCGCCCGGGACGTGGTCTCCCTGCTGTGGTCGGTGCTCCAGAACCCTATCTCGTTCGCGTCCGTCTCGCCGTCGTTCTCACCGCCGTGGTGGGCGGGCATCTCTGTGCAGGGGCACCTGTTCGGATTCCTCGTCGGCGCGGTGCTGGCGGCGGTCCTGCTCTCCCGCCGGGAGGAGCGCCCGTCGGCCGCTCGCGTCTGGTTCGGGTCGGTCGTCCTCGCGACGTCGCTGTCGCTGTGGGCGGTGTGGTGGTACGGTCAGAGCGTCGACTACGTCCTCTACCGGTCACTCGGCGTACTGCTCGTCGTTGGGCTCGCGCTCACACTGACCGCCGCAGTGCGCGCCGACGAGACGACCATCGCGCGCGACCTCACCGGGCGGAGGGCGGCGGTGCTGTTGCTGTTGCTGCCCGTCGTCACGATGTCGATGGCCGCGGTCCCCATCAACCTCACCACCGTCGAAGACTCGTCGCTGGCCGGCGACCCCGTCGAGATCCGGGGCTACGAGGTGACCTACGCGGAGGACGTGCAGAACGAGCGGGTGGCGTCCGTCCAGTTGCCGTTCTTCGCGCAGGCGACGAACGTCTCCGCGAGCGGCGTCATCGTCGCCAGCGACAGCCGCACCATCTGGACGGAGCGCGTGAGCGCCGGCGAACTCGCGTTCTTCGGCGACAGTTCGGTGACGGTCGGGGGCATCGGCTGGGAGGAGACCGTCTGGGCGCACCGCCGCGGCTGGGTGCCCCGTGGTGGCAGCCCCGTCTACAACGTCTACCTCGAACCGCCGGGCGCGGACTGGCGGCCGGTGTTCGCCTCCAGCAGTTCCACCGCCGACCCCGTCGTCGCGGACCGACAGGTGCGCATCGACGCCGAGACCGGTCGGTTCACTCTGGAAGTAGTGCGCAACGACTCCGTGCTGGGAACGGCGCGGATTCCGCCGGTCAACGAGTCGACGAGCGCCGGCGGTCTGACGTTCCGCCGGCAGGAGGCGAGACTGCTCGCCGAGCGGGGGAACACGACCGTGACGGTGGCTACTCGCGAGACCTACGAGTAG
- a CDS encoding RNA methyltransferase yields MKRALERRLSAVEGFRNPSAALEQYPTPADIAAHLLHLADLHGDVAGRSVADLGTGTGMLALGAATRSPERVIAIERDPEALAVARENEERVDPGVAVDWLLGDATRPPLSSVDTVVMNPPFGAQAGQRHADREFLAAAADVADVSYSIHNSGSRAFVESFATDRGGELTHAFAAEFDVDRQFDFHTSERETLDVEAFRVEWATRRSRE; encoded by the coding sequence GTGAAGCGCGCGCTCGAACGTCGACTATCGGCCGTCGAAGGGTTCCGGAACCCGAGCGCCGCGCTCGAACAGTACCCCACGCCCGCGGACATCGCCGCCCACCTCCTCCACCTCGCGGACCTCCACGGCGACGTCGCCGGCCGCTCCGTCGCGGACCTCGGCACGGGAACGGGGATGCTCGCGCTCGGCGCCGCGACGCGGAGTCCCGAGCGAGTCATCGCAATCGAACGAGACCCGGAAGCACTCGCTGTCGCACGCGAGAACGAGGAGCGAGTCGACCCCGGCGTGGCCGTCGACTGGCTGCTCGGCGACGCGACGCGCCCACCGCTATCGAGCGTCGACACCGTCGTGATGAATCCACCCTTCGGCGCTCAAGCGGGCCAGCGCCACGCCGACCGTGAGTTCCTCGCCGCGGCGGCGGACGTCGCCGACGTCTCCTACTCCATCCACAATAGCGGGAGTAGGGCGTTCGTCGAGTCCTTCGCTACCGACAGGGGCGGCGAACTCACCCACGCGTTCGCCGCCGAGTTCGACGTCGACCGCCAGTTCGACTTCCACACGAGCGAGCGGGAGACACTCGACGTCGAGGCGTTCAGGGTCGAGTGGGCTACTCGTAGGTCTCGCGAGTAG
- a CDS encoding diphthamide biosynthesis protein: MSHEETRSAGDLRKTGLSLKHDRTWDYELDRIVEEVEERGAEKVGLQFPEGLKRRGPAVADDLRQLLPDDVRILISGQPCYGACDLDTYMMRRTDVFVHFGHSPMKESEKIIYVPLFSNVEVEPIMEQSLDELEEGDVGLVTTAQHMNRFDEMREYLEERGFDVHTRRGDDRLTNEGQVLGCNYASADIDADQVLYVGGGKFHPLGLAMEHPEKTVVIADPVNNSVSIADTEKFLKQRYASVHKAMDAETWGVIFCTKIGQGRWDQANEIVENNENAYLITMDEVTPDRLTNFGMDAYVNTGCPRITTDDGPQFKQPMLTPGEYEIAVGNKPLDELSFDTFHGTW, from the coding sequence ATGAGCCACGAAGAGACGCGTTCGGCGGGAGACCTCCGGAAGACTGGCCTCTCCCTGAAACACGACCGGACGTGGGACTACGAACTCGACCGCATCGTCGAGGAGGTCGAGGAACGCGGCGCGGAGAAGGTGGGGCTCCAGTTCCCGGAGGGGCTGAAGCGACGCGGGCCGGCCGTCGCCGACGACCTCAGGCAGTTGCTCCCCGACGACGTGCGCATCCTCATCTCCGGGCAGCCGTGTTACGGCGCCTGCGACCTCGACACCTACATGATGCGGCGGACGGACGTCTTCGTCCACTTCGGGCACTCCCCCATGAAGGAGTCCGAGAAGATCATCTACGTGCCGCTGTTCTCGAACGTCGAGGTCGAACCCATCATGGAGCAGTCCCTCGACGAACTCGAGGAGGGCGACGTCGGCCTCGTCACGACCGCCCAGCACATGAACCGCTTCGACGAGATGCGAGAGTACCTCGAGGAGCGCGGCTTCGACGTCCACACGCGCCGCGGCGACGACCGCCTCACCAACGAGGGGCAGGTCCTGGGCTGCAACTACGCGAGCGCGGACATCGACGCCGACCAGGTGCTGTACGTCGGCGGCGGCAAGTTCCACCCGCTCGGCCTCGCGATGGAACACCCCGAGAAGACGGTCGTCATCGCCGACCCCGTCAACAACTCGGTCTCGATAGCGGACACCGAGAAGTTCCTCAAGCAGCGCTACGCCTCCGTCCACAAGGCGATGGACGCCGAGACGTGGGGCGTCATCTTCTGCACGAAGATCGGCCAGGGTCGCTGGGACCAGGCCAACGAGATCGTGGAGAACAACGAGAACGCCTACCTCATCACGATGGACGAGGTCACCCCGGACCGACTCACGAACTTCGGGATGGACGCCTACGTCAACACTGGCTGTCCGCGCATCACGACCGACGACGGCCCGCAGTTCAAGCAGCCGATGCTCACGCCCGGCGAGTACGAGATTGCGGTCGGCAACAAGCCCCTCGACGAACTCTCCTTCGACACGTTCCACGGCACCTGGTAG
- a CDS encoding bacteriocin has protein sequence MSIIVEFTLRSPRLVLTDTMRRAPDVAISVESVDGVPPEDVVTMLWATGGDLETFDDAIRADPTVTDVALLEDFEGRRLYRYRVAEDVEVQMYNRWLEVGAAQLNVGASGGEWHNRVRFPDRDALREFQAQADEAAVEFTVQSIYDEPDAPNQSCLTEAQSEALELALETGYLEVPRDASLAAVAEELGVSEQSVSERLRRAMRNLSREAVDRQS, from the coding sequence ATGAGTATCATCGTGGAGTTCACGCTCAGGTCCCCGCGGCTCGTCCTGACCGACACGATGAGACGCGCGCCGGACGTCGCCATCAGCGTCGAGTCCGTCGACGGGGTGCCGCCGGAGGACGTCGTCACGATGCTCTGGGCGACTGGCGGCGACCTCGAGACCTTCGACGACGCCATCCGCGCGGACCCGACAGTCACGGACGTCGCGCTGCTCGAGGACTTCGAGGGACGACGCCTCTACCGGTACCGGGTCGCGGAGGACGTGGAGGTCCAGATGTACAACCGCTGGCTGGAGGTCGGTGCCGCCCAGCTCAACGTCGGCGCCAGCGGCGGCGAGTGGCACAACAGAGTGCGGTTCCCGGACCGGGACGCGCTCCGCGAGTTCCAGGCCCAGGCCGACGAAGCGGCGGTCGAGTTCACGGTCCAGAGTATCTACGACGAGCCCGACGCGCCGAACCAGTCCTGTCTCACGGAGGCCCAGTCGGAGGCCCTCGAACTCGCCCTCGAAACGGGGTACCTCGAGGTGCCACGGGACGCGTCGCTCGCTGCAGTCGCCGAGGAACTGGGCGTCTCAGAACAGTCGGTCTCGGAGCGGTTGCGCCGAGCGATGCGGAATCTCTCGCGAGAAGCGGTCGACCGTCAGTCCTGA
- a CDS encoding beta-lactamase has protein sequence MVHSDWGDWLPEAIADADPEGVAVWYLGCNGFVLKGSGGTTLFVDPYFGTGDPPRTVRMVPVPMNPRDVTEADAVFATHEHSDHVHGPSQAPILAETGATYYGPDDSVALARDEEEWHDRYAVQADQYEEVAEGDTVEVGEFTVHVEFAHDPDATHPVSYVFEHDAGTVFHGGDTKPSEELERVGEAYDIDLGILAFGSVGQIPDKQTREPKRTRWYSDENQVVEAASALQFDRLLPSHWDMWKGLTADPTALHHHVRSFTYPRRLEVAEIGDRVDVES, from the coding sequence ATGGTACACTCCGACTGGGGCGACTGGCTGCCCGAGGCCATCGCCGACGCCGACCCCGAGGGAGTAGCGGTCTGGTATCTCGGCTGCAACGGCTTCGTGCTGAAAGGCAGCGGCGGGACGACGCTGTTCGTCGACCCCTACTTCGGCACGGGCGACCCGCCGCGGACGGTTCGGATGGTCCCCGTTCCGATGAACCCGCGGGACGTCACGGAGGCTGACGCCGTCTTCGCCACCCACGAGCACTCCGACCACGTCCACGGCCCGAGTCAGGCGCCGATACTCGCGGAGACCGGCGCGACGTACTACGGTCCCGACGACTCCGTCGCGCTGGCCCGCGACGAAGAGGAGTGGCACGACCGGTACGCCGTCCAGGCCGACCAGTACGAGGAAGTCGCGGAGGGCGACACCGTCGAAGTCGGCGAGTTCACGGTCCACGTGGAGTTCGCACACGACCCCGACGCGACCCACCCGGTTTCCTACGTCTTCGAGCACGACGCGGGTACCGTCTTCCACGGCGGGGACACGAAGCCGAGCGAGGAACTCGAGCGCGTGGGCGAAGCCTACGACATCGACCTCGGCATCCTCGCGTTCGGCTCCGTCGGCCAGATTCCGGACAAGCAGACCCGCGAACCGAAGCGCACGCGCTGGTACAGCGACGAGAACCAGGTCGTCGAGGCCGCGAGCGCGCTCCAGTTCGACCGGCTGCTCCCCTCGCACTGGGACATGTGGAAGGGGTTGACCGCGGACCCGACGGCGCTCCACCACCACGTCCGGAGTTTCACGTACCCCCGGCGCCTCGAGGTCGCGGAGATCGGGGACCGCGTGGACGTCGAGTCGTGA
- a CDS encoding permease: protein MVEAGTRPQRPGIAWWILGLVIFGVLVWVGRQNVGWIVFGLFTYYVARPISRRLQRHAPSRSLAAVLTLLLIVVPILLFVAAFLAIALGQILRFLSSETVEAALRDLPFSVAELPTDPVETVVVILQNPAVSPVLDQFGVVVGVLATTLFNVSLVLILAFFLLTEDRRLAGWFETNVLGPDSLSADYLRGVDRGLTSVYFGYSLTIFAVIVLAAIIYTVFNLVAPAPLRIPTALLLAVVTGLFTLVPLVGRSVVYAFIVAFLGLRAYNADQSLLWIPVAFYLFMSVVFDNVVRTYIRPRLSGERYHMGLVMFAYLLGPVLFGWYGIFLAPLLMVVIVEFVVNVLPLLVRPESRETATTDEPRAATDEDGATTEYVESTGPDSENGPPG from the coding sequence ATGGTCGAAGCGGGGACCCGGCCCCAACGCCCTGGAATTGCCTGGTGGATTCTGGGCCTCGTCATCTTCGGGGTGCTCGTCTGGGTCGGACGCCAGAACGTCGGCTGGATCGTCTTCGGGCTGTTCACCTACTACGTCGCGCGCCCCATCTCGCGCCGACTCCAGCGCCACGCCCCCTCGCGGTCGCTAGCGGCCGTACTCACGCTCCTCCTCATCGTCGTCCCCATCCTCCTCTTCGTCGCAGCGTTCCTCGCTATCGCGCTGGGACAGATACTCAGATTCCTCTCCTCGGAGACCGTCGAGGCCGCCCTCAGGGACCTCCCGTTCTCGGTCGCGGAGCTCCCGACGGACCCCGTCGAGACCGTCGTCGTGATACTCCAGAACCCCGCGGTCTCGCCGGTGCTCGACCAGTTCGGCGTCGTGGTCGGTGTGCTGGCGACGACGCTGTTCAACGTCTCCCTCGTGCTCATCCTGGCGTTCTTCCTGCTCACTGAAGACCGGCGGCTAGCCGGGTGGTTCGAAACCAACGTCCTGGGCCCGGATTCACTGAGCGCCGACTACCTCCGCGGCGTCGACCGGGGCCTGACGTCGGTCTACTTCGGCTACTCTCTCACGATATTCGCCGTCATCGTGCTGGCTGCAATCATCTACACCGTCTTCAATCTCGTCGCACCGGCGCCCCTCCGGATTCCGACGGCGCTACTGCTGGCTGTCGTCACCGGGCTGTTCACCCTCGTGCCGCTCGTCGGGCGCTCGGTCGTGTACGCGTTCATCGTCGCGTTCCTGGGGCTCCGTGCCTACAACGCAGACCAGTCCCTCCTCTGGATTCCCGTCGCGTTCTACCTCTTCATGAGCGTGGTGTTCGACAACGTCGTCCGGACGTACATCCGACCGAGGCTGTCGGGCGAGCGCTACCACATGGGGCTCGTGATGTTCGCGTACCTGCTCGGTCCCGTGCTGTTCGGCTGGTACGGCATCTTCCTGGCACCGCTGTTGATGGTGGTCATCGTCGAGTTCGTCGTGAACGTCCTCCCGCTGCTCGTGCGTCCCGAATCCCGGGAGACTGCAACCACGGACGAGCCACGGGCTGCCACCGACGAAGATGGTGCCACTACGGAGTACGTCGAATCGACCGGGCCAGACAGCGAAAATGGGCCGCCTGGGTGA
- a CDS encoding HTTM domain protein: protein MTVRDAVASRFGADERALAAFRVALASLVLADLALRSRSLVAFYTDAGVLPTALLYERWPEISQFSIHALSGSAWVQGALFVLAAVVALAMLVGYRTTLATVVTGVLLVSLQYRNPMVLNGGDILFRMLFLWAIFLPLGERWSVDAVRSENHRGRVLSVATAGVLLQVVVVYSVNAALKLRSDVWKSGEAIEYVFSLDMFVVGFGEVLAQYPGLLAAFDKLWITLVAGSFLLLVLTGWLRAALVALFAAMHLGMLATMQLGLFPLISVAALLPFVPAVVWDRLPGRDAVPVLRDLPVHGWERRLRETLPLVSLPTPPESVRLWWNRSLSGGLAVVLVVVLVWNAATVGFVAIPQDAPVNSDPSPRWNMFAPAPLGTDAWFTAPGTLESGERVDAFQGGSFDWEKPPDVSSTYPSARWRKYLTNLQGADAPELSSQFAGYLCERWDARNDATLRNVSVYAVLQPTRLDGPEPTNRVLLVERNCSG, encoded by the coding sequence GTGACAGTCCGGGACGCAGTCGCCAGCCGGTTCGGCGCGGACGAGCGAGCGCTGGCGGCGTTCCGCGTCGCGCTCGCCAGCCTCGTGCTCGCCGACCTGGCCCTCCGCTCGCGGAGCCTCGTCGCGTTCTACACGGACGCCGGCGTCCTGCCGACAGCGTTGCTGTACGAGCGGTGGCCCGAGATCAGTCAGTTCTCAATCCACGCGCTGTCGGGCAGCGCGTGGGTCCAGGGAGCGCTGTTCGTGCTGGCCGCCGTCGTCGCGCTCGCGATGCTCGTCGGCTACCGGACGACGCTCGCGACCGTGGTGACCGGCGTGTTGCTCGTCTCTCTTCAGTACCGGAACCCGATGGTACTGAACGGCGGGGACATCCTCTTCCGGATGCTGTTCCTCTGGGCAATCTTCCTCCCGCTCGGCGAGCGGTGGTCCGTCGACGCCGTCCGGAGCGAGAACCACCGGGGTCGAGTGCTGTCCGTGGCCACCGCGGGCGTGCTCCTGCAGGTGGTGGTCGTCTACTCCGTCAACGCCGCGCTCAAACTCCGCAGCGACGTCTGGAAGAGCGGCGAGGCCATCGAGTACGTCTTCAGCCTCGACATGTTCGTCGTCGGGTTCGGCGAGGTGCTCGCCCAGTACCCCGGACTCCTGGCGGCGTTCGACAAGCTCTGGATAACGCTGGTCGCGGGGTCGTTCCTCCTGCTCGTGCTGACGGGGTGGCTGCGCGCCGCGCTCGTCGCGCTGTTCGCGGCGATGCACCTCGGGATGCTCGCCACGATGCAACTCGGCCTCTTCCCGCTCATCTCCGTCGCGGCGTTGCTCCCGTTCGTCCCGGCCGTGGTCTGGGACCGACTGCCCGGTCGGGACGCAGTTCCAGTACTCCGCGACCTGCCCGTCCACGGGTGGGAGCGTCGGCTTCGTGAGACGCTGCCGCTGGTCTCGCTTCCGACGCCCCCCGAGTCGGTTCGGCTGTGGTGGAACCGGTCGCTCTCCGGCGGACTCGCCGTCGTGCTGGTGGTCGTGCTCGTCTGGAACGCTGCGACCGTCGGGTTCGTGGCCATCCCCCAGGACGCGCCGGTGAACAGCGACCCCAGCCCGCGGTGGAACATGTTCGCACCGGCACCGCTGGGGACCGACGCGTGGTTCACGGCGCCCGGCACGCTCGAGTCGGGTGAGCGCGTCGACGCGTTCCAGGGCGGCAGCTTCGACTGGGAGAAACCGCCAGACGTCTCCTCGACGTACCCCAGCGCGCGCTGGCGGAAGTACCTCACCAACCTCCAGGGCGCGGACGCTCCGGAACTCTCCTCGCAGTTCGCTGGCTACCTCTGCGAGCGCTGGGACGCCCGCAACGACGCCACACTCCGGAACGTCTCCGTCTACGCCGTCCTCCAGCCGACGCGTCTCGACGGCCCGGAGCCGACGAACCGCGTGCTGCTCGTCGAACGGAACTGTAGCGGCTGA
- a CDS encoding methyltransferase type 11 encodes MTDADSEGQQRSTYTWSAGRYPSLAPNFLPAIARVVSAAGIDPGNRVLDVGCGTGNAALTARRAGAEVVGVDVTRPMLELAREGAALADYDDIEWVAGDAEVLPFPDGSFDAVLSNFGHVFSPEASVAGSEMVRVAREGGRVAFTAWSPNGLVGALTDVLDDHVAHENHDPWAHLRWGKPGFVREQLGEHCELSVQRRIARFRYVSPQHFWREFAEESGPLSPALRQLEEQDAREALRRDALATLDEWFADNAVRVEYLQVRGIVGGATRADRD; translated from the coding sequence ATGACAGACGCCGACAGCGAGGGCCAACAGCGCTCGACGTACACTTGGTCGGCGGGCCGCTATCCGTCGCTCGCGCCGAACTTCCTGCCGGCCATCGCCCGCGTGGTGAGCGCGGCGGGAATCGACCCCGGGAACCGGGTGCTCGACGTCGGTTGTGGCACGGGGAACGCCGCGCTGACCGCCCGCCGCGCCGGCGCGGAGGTGGTCGGCGTCGACGTCACGCGACCGATGCTCGAACTGGCCCGCGAGGGCGCCGCGCTGGCCGACTACGACGACATCGAGTGGGTCGCGGGGGACGCCGAGGTGCTCCCGTTCCCGGACGGCAGTTTCGACGCCGTGCTCTCGAACTTCGGGCACGTGTTCTCCCCGGAGGCGAGCGTCGCGGGCAGCGAGATGGTCCGGGTCGCGCGCGAGGGCGGCCGGGTGGCGTTCACCGCATGGTCGCCGAACGGCCTAGTCGGGGCGCTTACCGACGTCCTCGACGACCACGTGGCCCACGAGAACCACGACCCGTGGGCCCACCTCCGCTGGGGGAAGCCGGGGTTCGTCCGGGAGCAACTGGGTGAACACTGCGAACTCTCTGTGCAGCGCCGCATCGCCCGCTTCCGGTACGTCTCCCCGCAGCACTTCTGGCGGGAGTTCGCCGAGGAGTCGGGGCCACTGTCGCCGGCGCTCAGACAGCTAGAGGAGCAGGACGCCCGGGAAGCACTCCGCAGGGACGCGCTCGCGACGCTCGACGAGTGGTTCGCGGACAACGCGGTCCGCGTCGAGTACCTCCAGGTCCGTGGCATCGTCGGCGGCGCCACGAGAGCGGACCGCGATTAA
- a CDS encoding XerC/D integrase: MSGEASAAADRGDADTEDPVEYFLEDMGYHGKSERTREAYGRVLQEFEAFLTEFDTTAAEADRRDCLAWVHELRGEHAESTVATYASYLNRFYSYMTQVGTFDANPMALVMQEMDEAIDTDPTRREVSVERMREFVADITHPLERAVIVALLKTGLRVGELCNLDVRDVSLATPAVEGSYDLGTRGQLDGRPDTLFVDPAMSRGETVNGEERTASNKRKRATLVPVDGELKAALVRWLAIRPDATSEAEPLFVSTRDAWGERLTPEMVRSMVRRHAEAAGWYRTGGDAAENVTPHYFRHFFTTHLRDRTGDRGVVKYLRGDVADDIIDTYTHNWGDRVRKVYLSNIYSLS, translated from the coding sequence ATGAGCGGTGAAGCATCGGCCGCTGCCGACCGCGGTGACGCCGACACGGAGGACCCGGTCGAGTACTTCCTCGAGGACATGGGCTACCACGGGAAGTCCGAGCGGACGCGGGAGGCCTACGGCCGCGTCCTCCAGGAGTTCGAGGCGTTCCTGACGGAGTTCGACACGACGGCCGCGGAGGCGGACCGCCGGGACTGCCTCGCGTGGGTGCACGAACTCCGCGGCGAGCACGCCGAGAGTACCGTCGCCACGTACGCCTCCTACCTCAACCGCTTCTACAGCTACATGACCCAGGTCGGGACGTTCGACGCCAACCCGATGGCGCTCGTGATGCAGGAGATGGACGAAGCCATCGACACCGACCCGACGCGCCGCGAGGTCTCCGTCGAGCGAATGCGGGAGTTCGTCGCCGATATCACCCACCCGCTAGAGCGCGCCGTGATTGTGGCGCTCCTGAAGACAGGGCTGCGGGTCGGCGAACTCTGCAACCTCGACGTTCGCGACGTCTCACTGGCCACGCCGGCGGTCGAGGGTTCCTACGACCTCGGAACCCGGGGACAACTCGACGGTCGACCCGACACGCTGTTCGTCGATCCGGCGATGAGCCGCGGCGAGACAGTCAACGGCGAAGAACGGACTGCGTCGAACAAGCGCAAGCGCGCGACGCTCGTTCCCGTCGACGGGGAGCTGAAAGCCGCTCTCGTCCGGTGGCTGGCAATACGGCCCGACGCCACATCGGAGGCCGAGCCGCTGTTCGTGAGCACGCGAGACGCGTGGGGAGAGCGCCTGACGCCGGAGATGGTGCGCTCAATGGTGCGCCGACACGCCGAGGCAGCGGGTTGGTACCGAACGGGCGGTGACGCCGCGGAGAACGTCACGCCCCACTACTTCCGACACTTCTTCACGACTCACCTCCGGGACCGAACCGGAGACCGCGGCGTCGTGAAATATCTCCGCGGAGACGTGGCGGACGACATCATCGACACGTACACTCACAACTGGGGAGACAGGGTCCGTAAAGTATACTTATCTAACATCTACTCCCTGTCGTAG
- a CDS encoding sulfate transporter, whose amino-acid sequence MLNITGLAKSYGDFDFGPVDLTVGDEVLSLLGPSGSGKTTLLSTIAGIATPDAGDISLNGRPLVGRPLEDRGVGLVFQDGALFPHMTARENVEYAATDGDRTGALAATLEIEDVLDRRPSALSGGERQRVALARALAADPEVLLLDEPLSSLDTPIRRRLRDELHDLFRSLEIPTIYVTHDQRAATVLGDRIAVIRDGSIQQVGPPQTILDRPDSEFVARFTGSENVFDATVLEQNGDSLTLAVGEQTLRARADSSVGKSVSVCVRPSRVQLRDASATETADENALAGTVRRHLNEGDEHRVLVDVDGTDLSLVASLQPATFEQVHVEPESVVRAMLPPDAIHVLSE is encoded by the coding sequence ATGCTAAACATAACTGGACTCGCAAAATCCTACGGCGACTTCGACTTCGGGCCTGTCGACCTCACGGTCGGCGACGAGGTGCTCTCGTTGCTGGGGCCCTCGGGGAGCGGGAAGACGACGCTGCTCTCGACGATTGCCGGCATCGCCACTCCCGACGCTGGCGACATCTCACTGAACGGACGGCCACTCGTCGGTCGCCCACTCGAGGACCGCGGCGTGGGACTGGTGTTTCAGGACGGCGCGCTGTTCCCGCACATGACCGCGCGGGAGAACGTCGAGTACGCCGCGACAGATGGTGACCGGACAGGTGCCCTCGCCGCGACTCTCGAAATCGAGGACGTTCTTGACCGCCGACCGTCTGCCCTCTCAGGTGGCGAACGCCAGCGCGTCGCACTCGCCCGGGCACTCGCTGCGGACCCCGAGGTCCTGTTGCTCGACGAGCCGCTGTCTAGTCTCGACACGCCGATTCGTCGCCGCCTGCGCGACGAACTGCACGACCTCTTCCGGTCGCTGGAGATTCCGACGATCTACGTGACCCACGACCAGCGCGCGGCCACGGTGCTCGGCGACCGCATCGCGGTCATCCGGGACGGGAGTATCCAACAGGTCGGTCCACCACAGACCATCCTCGACCGTCCGGACTCCGAGTTCGTCGCCCGGTTCACCGGGAGCGAGAACGTCTTCGACGCGACAGTGCTCGAACAGAACGGCGATTCGCTCACACTCGCCGTGGGCGAACAAACCCTCCGAGCACGGGCCGACAGTTCGGTTGGGAAATCCGTCAGCGTCTGCGTCCGTCCGTCTCGGGTCCAACTGCGGGACGCCTCGGCGACCGAAACCGCCGACGAGAACGCGCTCGCCGGAACGGTTCGCCGCCACCTGAACGAGGGCGACGAACACCGGGTCCTCGTGGACGTCGACGGCACGGACCTCTCGCTCGTCGCATCGCTCCAACCGGCGACCTTCGAACAGGTGCACGTCGAACCCGAGTCCGTCGTTCGCGCGATGCTCCCTCCGGACGCGATCCACGTGCTGAGCGAGTAA